Part of the Natronobacterium gregoryi SP2 genome, CGGATCACGATCCAGCGGCGGACTGACACGGGTTGTCGTACCGACGTTCCGATGCAAATCGTTTGTTGTGTGGGTGCGCCGTCCATGACAGACAGGAAACCGTACGAAGACCGTTCGAAGTCCCGTGCTCGTCGATTCGTGGACAGAGCACGCTCGCGCCGGTAATCAGTGGTCCGCGAGCCACGCTTCGATTTCGTCAGCCATCGCGCCCCGGCGATGAATCGTCGCCGTCGAGACGTCGACAACACTGCTCTCGGTGCCAGCAGTCCGACCGCCGTCCAGTTCGACCGCGGCCTCCTCGCGGATTTCGGAGTCGACTGCCTCGAGCGTCCGGGCACTCTCCCGGCCGCTGACGTTCGCACTGGTCGACGTGATCGGCGTATCGGCGCGCTCACAGAGTGCCAGCGCGAGGTCGTGGTCGGGGACGCGGACGCCGACGCGATCGTTTCTGGCAGTGAGAACGTCCGGAACGGCGTCTCGTCGCCGACAGAGCACCGTCACGGGGCCGGGAAGAAACGTCGCCATAAACCGCCGCTCTCGTTCGGTCGCGCGGACGTGCTGAAGTGCCGAGGGCACCGACGGCACCGCAAAGGAGATCGGGTTCGATCGCTCCCGTTCTTTCGCTGCGAACACCCGTTCGACCGCGTCGGCCTCGAGCGCGTCGGCTGCGAGCCCGTAGACGGTCTCGGTGGGGTAGACGACCAGCTCTCCCGATTCGATCGCCGCCGCCGCACGGTCTATCTCGCTCATTCGGATCGAACTCGGCCCAACTCGAGGAAAAAACTATCGTCCCGTCAGCTACGCGAGACCGAGATCGTTCTCCAGTTCGTCGTAGTCGGGGAACTCCGGCCACTCCTCGGCGACCCACGTCGTCTCGACGGCCAGGTCCTCGTCGACCGCGACGAAAGCGAGTCGGGGTTCACTGACGCCGGCCATCCCGTCCAGGTCGTGGGCGAATCCGTACTTCTCGGCGACCTCGTTGGCTGGATCGGCGAAGAACTCGAAGGGGACGGCCTCGGCATCGATGAAGCGTTTGACGCTGTAGGGGTTGGCGGCAGTGATACCGACGACGCGAGCGTCGGCCTCGTTCCAGCCGCGTTCGGTGAGTTCATCCCAGACGTACTTCGCGAGGAACGAACCCGCCATGGGGGTGAAAACGAGGATCGTGCGCTCACTTCCCTCGACGAGATCGGGCAGGGAGACGTCCTCCCAGTACTCGTCGGTGACGAGTGGGCGAGTGAACGCGGGGACCTCGTCGCCGGCGTCGAGGTGATCCGTAGCGTCGAGCGGGACGACCTCGAAGTCGATCATCAGGCGTCACCTCCGACGGTTTCGGCGGCTTCGGTCGCGGGAGCGTCCGAGCCATACGTCGACTCGAGGTAGTCGACGATATTGGCACTCTCGGCCATCGTCACCCCGGTGTTGTCGTCGACGATCACCGGCACCGTCCGGACGCCGGCGACGCGCTTGACGACGTCTCGCTTCGAGTGCATCGGTTCGACAAACCGCAACTGGTACTCGAGATCGTACTTCTGGAGAAGGCGGGTGACGCGTTCACAGAACGGACACCCCTGCAATCGATAGAACGTGATCGGTTCGTCGTGATCGCTCATACGCATCGATAGTGCAGACAGCCGGGTAAGCGTATGGGTCCCCGTTACACAGCCACGTAACGGAAAAATGGTAAACTGTTAACCGGTCGAGCGCCAAGGTCAGACACTGATGTCTCTCTCCCTCGAGTTCGTCCTTGCCGCATACGAGGTGTCGGCCGTCCTCGCGGCCGACCCCTACCAGGTGCCGGTTGTCGACTACGTGATCGACCAGTCGACGGTGACGATCCTCGGAACCCTCGCGGTAGTCGTACTCATCGCGCTCTCCGGTTTCTTCTCCTCTTCGGAGATCGCGATGTTCAACCTGCCGAAACACCGCCTCGAGGGGATGGTCGAGGACGACCTCGAAGGAGCGGATCTCGCAAAGGAGTTGAAAGACGACCCCCACAGATTGCTGGTGACGATCCTGGTCGGGAACAACATCGTCAACATCGCGATGTCCTCGATCGCGACCGCCTTGCTCGGGCTCTACTTCGGCGGGCTGACCGCTGTCTTGCTCGCGACCATCGGGATCACGGCGATCGTTCTCCTGTTCGGTGAGAGCGTTCCCAAATCCTACGCGGTCGAGAACACCGAATCCTGGGCACGCCGCATCGCAAAGCCGCTGAAAGCCACGGAGTACCTGCTGTTTCCACTGATCGTCCTTTTCGACTATCTGACCAGG contains:
- a CDS encoding L-threonylcarbamoyladenylate synthase — its product is MSEIDRAAAAIESGELVVYPTETVYGLAADALEADAVERVFAAKERERSNPISFAVPSVPSALQHVRATERERRFMATFLPGPVTVLCRRRDAVPDVLTARNDRVGVRVPDHDLALALCERADTPITSTSANVSGRESARTLEAVDSEIREEAAVELDGGRTAGTESSVVDVSTATIHRRGAMADEIEAWLADH
- a CDS encoding redoxin domain-containing protein: MIDFEVVPLDATDHLDAGDEVPAFTRPLVTDEYWEDVSLPDLVEGSERTILVFTPMAGSFLAKYVWDELTERGWNEADARVVGITAANPYSVKRFIDAEAVPFEFFADPANEVAEKYGFAHDLDGMAGVSEPRLAFVAVDEDLAVETTWVAEEWPEFPDYDELENDLGLA
- a CDS encoding glutathione S-transferase N-terminal domain-containing protein, producing the protein MSDHDEPITFYRLQGCPFCERVTRLLQKYDLEYQLRFVEPMHSKRDVVKRVAGVRTVPVIVDDNTGVTMAESANIVDYLESTYGSDAPATEAAETVGGDA